The DNA region GAACCTGCAAAACGATTGTTAACCCAAGGCATGGTGCTGTCAGAAACTTTTTATCGACTAGACAATGGTGCCAAAGTTTATTACTCGCCAGAAGAAGTTGAAGTTGAAAAAGACAGCAAAGGCAAAGTGTTAAAAGCGACCTTAAAAGACACGGGTGAAGAGGTCATTTTGGGCGGCATGGAAAAGATGTCAAAATCTAAATTAAACGGTGTCGATCCTCAGCATTTAATTGATTTATACGGAGCGGATACTGCGCGTTTATATACCATGTTCGCCGCACCTCCTGAGCAGTCGTTAGAATGGCGAGAAGACGGTGTTCAAGGCGCGTATAAATTTTTACGTCGTGTTTGGAAACTGGTTTTTGATCATGTCAATAGTGGCGATGTTCCTTCTGTGAAGCACGAGGAATTAACGAAACCTTTGCAAGATGTGAGACGTAAAATTCACGAAACCATTGAAAAGGTGACGGATGACATTGAGCGTCGCTATACCTTTAATACCGCCATTGCCGCAGTCATGGAATTAAGTAATAGCTTATCTCGGGTTGACCAAAGCGAAGGTGCAGCGCGAGCCGTTGTGCGTGAGGGAATTGAAACCCTGGTTCTTTTACTGAGCCCAATCACTCCACATATCTGTCATCACTTGTGGCAATCGCTAGGTCACGGTGAGAGTGTCGTCGATCAGCCTTGGCCGACACTTGATAAATCTGCGCTTCAGCAAGATGAAGTTGAGCTAGTCGTACAAGTGAACGGCAAGCTTCGAGCGAAAATCAGTGTTGCAAAAGACTTGAGCAAAGAAGCAATCGAGACTATCGCCATGGAAGATGAGAACGTTCAGCGCTTCACACAAGACTTAACGGTTCGTAAAGTGATTGTTGTTCCAGGAAAACTGGTCAACATTGTGGTGAGCTAAACTGTTTTGGCGACTTTAAACGTATTCTTAAAAGTCTTCGTGGGTTTCACCTTTGGGTTAATTCTGAGTGGTTGCGGCTTTAAGTTAGCCGGCGAGAGCCAGAGTCTCGGCGAGCTCAAGAATAACGTGGCCGTTTCAGCGCCTAACGAGTTGTACTTTTTGCGAAACCAATTGGTGGCGCAGTTACAGCAACGACAGGTGCAAGTGGTTCCTGCGATTGATGCTTCGGTGCAAGTCGTACTCATTTCTGAAGACTTGCAACGTCGAGCCGTCACTCGTAACGCGGTAGGGCGGGCGACAGAGTTTGATATTCAGCTTTTACTCACTTATCGCATTGACCATGTTAGCCCAGAGCAAAACCAAATCAACGATACTGAACTGAAGACGTTGCGAGCGAGCTCGCAACGTTCTTATTGGTACAATAATGATCAGTTATTAGCTGCTGACCACCGAGAGCGGGCCCTGTTGGTTGAGATGCGTCAAGAAATCATCGAGCGTATTTTATTCCAGCTGCGGACAAATGCGGAGTGATACTTGATTATTAAAGCGGAACAACTGTCGAGTGCCATCTCTTCTTTGAGTCAGAGTTATCTGTTGACGGGTGATGAACCTTTGTTGCTCATGGAAGCACAAGATACGGTTAGAGCCGCCGCACGAGAGCAAGGGTACACCGAGCGCCACGTTTTCGATGTTACGAAGCAATTTGACTTTAACCAAGTTCACTCAGACGCTGACAACTTAAGTTTATTTGCTGAGAAAAAAATTACTGAGTTGCGCTTCGATAAACTCCCAGATAAGGCGCAACAAGAGCAGATAAAGGAATTAATTAGCCGTTTAAACGAAGATACATTGCTATTGGTTTCTTGCCCGAAGTTAGATAAACGCCAACTGAACTCGGCCTGGGTCAAGGCGTTAAATAGTCAGGGGACAGTGGTTCAAATTTGGCCCGTTGCTGGATATCAACTGCCGCAATGGATTAAACAACGAGCTCAAGCTTCGGGATTAAAACTGACGGATGCTGCGGTCAGCGTATTAGTTGAGCGCTCCGAAGGCAACTTACTGGCAACAAAGCAAGATATTGATCGATTGCAGCTGCTGTGTGAACAAGAGACGGTAGATGCGCCGCAAGTGTTAGATACCATTGCTGACAATGCCCGATATAATGTATTTGAGTTGATTGATAGCGCGTTATCGGGCGAGGTGGCTAAAACTCGACGGATGATAGAGCTCATTCAGGCTGAGGGCGTCGTTCCGGTTATTTTAGTGGCCACCGTGTACCGAGAGGCGCGAAATCTTTTGAAGATGTCTTATCAGTTGCGACAAGGAGACTCCATGAGTGAGGTCTTGAAGCAATATCGAGTCTGGAGTAATCGCTCGAGGTTAATTACCGGGGCTCTTAATCGAGTGCCATTCGGGGTATGGGAACGCATCGTCAGCCGCTGCGGACACCTTGATAAGCTGGCCAAAGGCAGTGAAGTAGGAAACGTTTGGGATGAGCTCTTAACTTGTTTATTGCTCATGGGCGGTCAATCTATTTGGCGTCGCGTGCTGTGAGTCGTCAGGCGCGTACAAAACTGCGGTGAATGATGGTCGAAACATCACTGATAAGTAAGCCTTTTATCTTTGCTATGAGCCGAACCTAATGAGTAATCTTAGGCAACCATTGGTGGTTTTTGGGGGAACGTTTAACCCCGTTCACTATGGCCATCTTCGGTTAGCAGAAGACATCCATAACCTGTTTCCTGAAGCCGAAATACGGTTGATGCCATGTGCGACTCCGCCGCACCGCGTAGCGCCAAAAGTATCCGCGTCGGACCGTCTAACTATGTTACAATTGGCGACGCGAGATTACGCTCATCTTACCGTTGACCCGCGAGAAATAAATCGCAGTGGAACCTCCTACACTTGGCTTTCCGTCAGTGAGATTGAGCAAGAAGAACCCGAACGACCACTGTACTTAGTTATGGGAGATGATGCCTTTGCTGGCTTAGCGACCTGGTATGAGTGGCAATCATTGTTAGGTCGGGTCAATATCATTATTGTGGCTAGGCGGGGCGAATCGTCAAATTTGCGAGAAATCTCATCGACCTGGCCAATAATCTGGCATGATTCAATTCATGCGTTAAAGTTACAAGCCGGTGGCGGAGTGTTCAGATATGAAACTCCACTGTTGGACATTTCGTCCTCGTATATACGAGAGCAGATTGAACATCGACATTCTTGTCGGTTTTTATTACCCGATGTAGTCTTAGAGTATATATCGGCTAACGGTTTATACATAACCCAAGGTAAATGAATGGACAGTGAAGCTTTAAAAGAATTTGTGATAGAACAACTTGAAGATGCTAAAGCACAGAATATTAATGTGATTGATGTACAAGATAAAACCCCAATCACTGACTATATGATCGTCTGCTCTGGCACCTCTTCTCGACATGTTAAATCAATTGCGGTGCAGTTAGTGCAAAAAGCCAAAGAGCAGGGTAAGCAACCCATCGGTGTTGAAGGCGAAGACACTTCAGAATGGGTATTGGTTGATTTTGGTGATGCGATTGTTCATGTTATGCAGGCCAATGTACGAGATTATTATCAAATCGAAAGGTTGTGGAGCAACGACTTGTCTTCATGATCATTCGTCTTATTGCCGTTGGGCAAAAAATGCCTTCGTGGGTGGAAGCTGGTTACCAAGAGTATGCTCGACGGATGCCTCGTGAATGTCGCTTGGAATTGATTGAAATCAATGCAGCAAAGCGAGGCAAGCAAGCCGATATCGCTCGTATTATGGCGAAAGAAGCGGAGGCTATTTCACAAGCCATTCAATCCAGTGACTGGGTGGTCGCACTTGATGTAGAAGGGAAGTCTTGGTCAACGCCACAATTGGCGCAACAAATGACTCGCTGGCAAGACATGGGAAGAAATATTGCATTGTTGGTTGGAGGACCAGAAGGGTTAACTCCTGAGTTACGCCAACAAGCCAACCAAAAGTGGTCGTTATCAGGGTTGACCTTACCTCACCCACTCGTTCGAATTGTTGTTGCGGAAGCTTTGTATCGTGCATGGACCGTGACCGTCAATCATCCATACCATCGAGAATAATAGCTGAATATGTTATCGCGAAAGGTAACTTTGAAAAATCAGTTCAAAGAAATTGCAATCTATCGTAATCGTATGATGGTGAGTTTAGTCTTTGTTGTTTCTCTGATGATTCTATTGATCACTTGGGTGGCAGAGCTTCAAGTTTCTCAATATGAAAAGTATCGCACTGAGTCAGATAACAATCGAATTCGCGTTTTGCCGGTTGCTCCCACGCGAGGGCTTATCTACGATAGAAATGGCATTATATTAGCTGAAAACCGTTCGGTTTATTCGTTAGAGCTGGTCCCTGAACAAATTAAAGACATCGATCAAACCATCGATGAGCTAGCAAAAATATTAGCCATTGATGCCGATGATCGAGAGCGTTTTTATAAAGAACTACAAAGAACTCGTGAACGGTTTAAAAAAATACCCATCAAATCAAAAATCGATGAGAAAGAAGTCGCTGTTTTTTCGGTTAACCGTCATCGGTTTCCGGGGGTGAGCGTCGAAGCTCGTTTAGTTCGATTTTATCCCTATGGCGAAGTATTGGTGCATGCACTAGGTTACGTTGGACGAATAAATGATCGAGAGTTACAAACGATCGATGCACAAAACTATCGAGCAACCCGTCATATTGGAAAGGTTGGCATTGAAAAATTTTACGAAACCGAATTGCACGGAGTGATTGGGAGTCAACGAGTTGAGTCAGATGTTCAAGGAAGAGTGCTCGATGTGCTAGAACAGCAAGATCCAGTAGCGGGTGTCGATCTGCATTTGGAACTGGATTTACCTCTTCAGTTAGCGGCATTTAATGCACTGAAAGGACAGCGCGGAGCCGTGGTTGCTATTGATCCCAAAACAGGTGGCGTGTTAGCGCTGGTGTCAACTCCGGGGTATGATCCAAATTTATTTGTCACCGGCATTTCAAGTAAAGATTATAAAGCGTTACTCAATGAAGACAGACCATTGTTCAATCGAGCGCTGCGTGGTCAGTACTCGCCTGGTTCAACGATAAAACCGCACATTGCTTGGTTGGGTTTAGAGAGTAAAACGATCTCACCGAACTACTCCATTGATGATAATGGCGTCTACTTCTTACCCAATGATGAAAAGCGACGATATCGTGATTGGAAAAAATGGGGGCACGGTAAAAATATATCCTATCGCCGAGCCATCATAGAATCATGTGATACATTTTTTTATGACTTAGCGTACAAACTTGGAATCGATCGAATTTCAGACACGATGAAGCAATTCGGTTTTGGTTCATTGACTCAAATCGATATGGGAGAGGAAGTGCCCGGGTTGATGCCGAGTCGAGAATGGAAACAAGGCGCGAGAAGAGTGCATTGGTTTCCCGGCGAAACGGTTATTACTGGTATAGGACAAGGCTATTGGTTAGCGACGCCATTACAAATTGCCAATGCCGCCGCAGTTATCGCGAATAACGGCGTGCGTTACCAATTGCACGTGGTGGGCGCAATTGGTTCGAACGGTGAGCGCCGTCTAGTCGCTCCGAGTCTCGCTGAGCTGCAAGTTGATATCGGAGATGGCGAACATTTTAAACGCATCCAAAATGCCATGAAAGAGGTTAATCACAATCGAGTGATTGGAACGGCGCGTAGCGCTTTTGCCGATGCACCCTATTTATCAGCCGGAAAAACCGGAACCGTGCAGTTGTTCGGACTGGGTGAAGATGAAGAGTATGAAGCTGAAAATTTAGCGGAACGATTACGCGATAATGCGCTCTATATTGGGTATGCGCCTTTTGATGATCCTACCATAGCCGTCGCAGTGGTGGTTGAAAACGCAGGGGGCGGAGGCTCTAATGCAGCGCCAATTGCACGCAAAGTTATCGATCAGTACTTATTGAGTTCAACAACCGAGAATGACAAACCATGAGCGTTCGTAGTCACACTCATAAAGAACGACAGTCACTCGCATGGCGATTGCATATCGACATTCCTCTGTTGCTATGCTTGTTGATCGTCATAGGCTTCGGCTTGATGGTTTTGTACAGCGCCGGTGGAAAAAGCGAAGCTTTAATGTATCGACAGGTAACGCGGCTTGGTATGGGATTTGTTGTGTTATTTGTTATGGCGCAGTTGCCCCCGAGATTCTACGAAAAGTGGGCGCCTGCCTTATACACTGCGGGCATATTATTATTGTTTGCGGTGTTGTTATTTGGCGACAAAGGAAAGGGAGCGCAACGATGGTTAGAGCTAGGGAGCTTTAGGTTTCAGCCATCAGAGATGATGAAGTTAGCCGTTCCTTTAATGGTCGCTTGGTTTTTTAGTCAGCGAGTTTTACCTTCGAAGAAGCGAGAACTGTTGATTGCAGCTGTAATAGTGTTTGTTCCTACTTTGCTAATACTGATGCAACCGGATTTAGGAACCAGCTTACTGATCGCGAGCTCAGGAATTTTTGCGATTTATTTGTCGGGTGTCAGTTGGAAGTTGATCTTTAGTTTCGGAATTGCGGGTATTGTGTACGCGCCAGTTCACTGGTTTTTTGTAATGAGAGAATATCAGCGCGAGCGAGTCTTGGTTTATTTGGATCCTGAACGAGATCCGTTGGGAAGTGGGTACCATATTATACAATCGAAGATTGCGATTGGTTCAGGGGGAACCAGTGGCAAAGGTTGGCTAGAAGGGACTCAATCGCAATTAGAATTTTTACCAGAACGTTCGACGGATTTTATTTTTGCCGTATTGGGTGAAGAATTTGGTTTGGTGGGTGTTATCTTGCTGCTGGTCATGTATTTACTCGTGATTGCTCGAGGAATGTACATCGGCATGCAAGCTCAAGAAACCTTCTCGCGACTTCTATCGGGCGCCATTGTACTAACATTTTTTATCTATTTATTTGTGAACATTGGCATGGTAACCGGTTTGTTACCCGTGGTAGGTTTACCTTTACCTTTGGTGAGTTACGGGGGGACATCGATGGTTACCTTGATGGCCGGTTTTGGCATGTTAATGTCAATTCATACTCACCGTAAATTGGTTTCTAACTAGTTGGAATTGCAAAGTCATTGAGTTAAGGAGATGGCGTGTTGAATATTGTTAAAAAGTTATCACTGTTCTTTGGTTTCGTCGTGTTCAGTTGTAGCTCATTACTTGCTTCTGATGAAGTTGAAGAAACCCCAGAACAATTCATGCAGCGCATGGTGCAAGAGCACAAGATGGATCCTGTGTGGTTAAAAGACTTATTTGATAAAACGCAGAAAAACCAACGCATCATTGATTTAATGAACACGCCGGCTGAAGGGAAACCTTGGCACGAATATCGAAAAATATTTGTGCGAGAGGCGCGCATTAAGGCGGGAATAAAGTTTTGGAATGACTACCAAGTTGAGCTTCAGCGGGCGGAATCGACGTTTCAAGTTCCTGCTTCTATTATTGTTGGCATTATCGGAGTTGAGACCTTTTACGGCAAAATAAAAGGCAATATTAAAGTCATGGAAGCTCTGTATACGCTAGGGTTTCACTATCCAAAACGTGGGAAGTTTTTTCGCGGAGAGTTAGAGCAATATTTAATTTTAGCGCAAGAGCAACAATGGGATCCTCTAGAGCCAGAAGGATCTTATGCTGGCGCAATGGGCATGGGACAGTTTATTCCGACAAGTTATCGCGAATTTGCCGTCGACTTCGATGGCGACGGAAAAATTGATTTATTCAATAATCCTGTCGATGCGATCGGAAGTGTTGCTAATTATTTTCGCGTCCATAAATGGCGCTGGGCAGAACCGGTTGCTTACCAATTAACGGCATTAGGAACGATGCAAGACGCTTTTCTTCCAGAGCGTTATAAGCCAAAAGCGACCGCTGGAAATCTTAAGTCTGCAGGGTTTAATTGGCCAGTTCAAACGCTCGATGAACAAGCCGCGGGAATTGTTGATTTTGAAATGCCAGATAATGAGAAACAGCACTGGGTGATATTTGATAACTTTTATGTCATCACTCGATATAACCGTAGCCCTTTGTACGCGTTAGCGGTTTATCAGTTTAGTCAAGAAGTTAAGGCGCGGCGCGCTCAGTCTTATTGGATGAACTAACGTTATGATGAAGCACTTTTCTTATACAGCTAAGACATTTTCACTGCTTCTATTATGTTTACTCATCAATGCTTGTAGTTGGTTTGAAGTAAAAGATAGTGGACCATCTAAGCCGGTTGATGTTTCACAAGTCCCCGATGCAGTCCCGCGAGTGGAGCCTTTAAGTCGCTATGGAAATCCCGAATCTTATGAGCACGAAGGCATTCGATATCAAATTTTAAAGTCAGCCGCAGGTTATAAACAGCGAGGCATTGCCAGTTGGTATGGAACCAAGTTTCATGGAGAAAGAACGTCGTCAGGAGAACCTTACGACATGTACACGATGAGTGCGGCTCATAAAACTTTGCCACTTCCAAGTTATGCTCGAGTGACTAATTTAGCGAACGGTCGCTCTGTTGTGGTTAAAATAAACGATCGAGGCCCCTTTAAAGCCGACCGCATCATTGATTTATCTTATGCTGCGGCAGTCAAGCTCGGGTTTCATCATCTCGGCACGACTCAGGTTGAAGTTGAAACTATTGTGCCGCAAGGTACGCATGAAATAGTGGGGCCTTCTTCCGTACCGAGCGATAAGCAGACCTATGTTCAAGTGGGTGCTTTTTCTGACAAAGAAAAGGCGCAAACCTTGAGTCAGGCGATTAAACAACAAGTACCCTGGGAAGTTAACTTATCGAGTGTGAGAGTGAATAGAAAGCTGTTGCATCGTGTGCGAATTGGTCCGATAAGCTCGCTTGATGAAGCGAATCGTCTCGTTGAAACCTTGACCATCCCCGCACTTGGAAAGCCTCGGGTGATCTTCGAATAAGCCTGCTGCGGCTGATTGAGAGTGCCGCTGCCGATAAACTTGATGTCGTCGCTCTTAGGTTCTTCTCGATTATCATGGAAAGTCGCAAAGTGAAGCGGCATATGCACTAGAGCAGTTCTAATCCGCTGTTT from Pleionea litopenaei includes:
- the lptE gene encoding LPS assembly lipoprotein LptE, whose translation is MATLNVFLKVFVGFTFGLILSGCGFKLAGESQSLGELKNNVAVSAPNELYFLRNQLVAQLQQRQVQVVPAIDASVQVVLISEDLQRRAVTRNAVGRATEFDIQLLLTYRIDHVSPEQNQINDTELKTLRASSQRSYWYNNDQLLAADHRERALLVEMRQEIIERILFQLRTNAE
- the mrdA gene encoding penicillin-binding protein 2, giving the protein MKNQFKEIAIYRNRMMVSLVFVVSLMILLITWVAELQVSQYEKYRTESDNNRIRVLPVAPTRGLIYDRNGIILAENRSVYSLELVPEQIKDIDQTIDELAKILAIDADDRERFYKELQRTRERFKKIPIKSKIDEKEVAVFSVNRHRFPGVSVEARLVRFYPYGEVLVHALGYVGRINDRELQTIDAQNYRATRHIGKVGIEKFYETELHGVIGSQRVESDVQGRVLDVLEQQDPVAGVDLHLELDLPLQLAAFNALKGQRGAVVAIDPKTGGVLALVSTPGYDPNLFVTGISSKDYKALLNEDRPLFNRALRGQYSPGSTIKPHIAWLGLESKTISPNYSIDDNGVYFLPNDEKRRYRDWKKWGHGKNISYRRAIIESCDTFFYDLAYKLGIDRISDTMKQFGFGSLTQIDMGEEVPGLMPSREWKQGARRVHWFPGETVITGIGQGYWLATPLQIANAAAVIANNGVRYQLHVVGAIGSNGERRLVAPSLAELQVDIGDGEHFKRIQNAMKEVNHNRVIGTARSAFADAPYLSAGKTGTVQLFGLGEDEEYEAENLAERLRDNALYIGYAPFDDPTIAVAVVVENAGGGGSNAAPIARKVIDQYLLSSTTENDKP
- the mltB gene encoding lytic murein transglycosylase B, with protein sequence MLNIVKKLSLFFGFVVFSCSSLLASDEVEETPEQFMQRMVQEHKMDPVWLKDLFDKTQKNQRIIDLMNTPAEGKPWHEYRKIFVREARIKAGIKFWNDYQVELQRAESTFQVPASIIVGIIGVETFYGKIKGNIKVMEALYTLGFHYPKRGKFFRGELEQYLILAQEQQWDPLEPEGSYAGAMGMGQFIPTSYREFAVDFDGDGKIDLFNNPVDAIGSVANYFRVHKWRWAEPVAYQLTALGTMQDAFLPERYKPKATAGNLKSAGFNWPVQTLDEQAAGIVDFEMPDNEKQHWVIFDNFYVITRYNRSPLYALAVYQFSQEVKARRAQSYWMN
- a CDS encoding septal ring lytic transglycosylase RlpA family protein encodes the protein MMKHFSYTAKTFSLLLLCLLINACSWFEVKDSGPSKPVDVSQVPDAVPRVEPLSRYGNPESYEHEGIRYQILKSAAGYKQRGIASWYGTKFHGERTSSGEPYDMYTMSAAHKTLPLPSYARVTNLANGRSVVVKINDRGPFKADRIIDLSYAAAVKLGFHHLGTTQVEVETIVPQGTHEIVGPSSVPSDKQTYVQVGAFSDKEKAQTLSQAIKQQVPWEVNLSSVRVNRKLLHRVRIGPISSLDEANRLVETLTIPALGKPRVIFE
- the holA gene encoding DNA polymerase III subunit delta, with the translated sequence MIIKAEQLSSAISSLSQSYLLTGDEPLLLMEAQDTVRAAAREQGYTERHVFDVTKQFDFNQVHSDADNLSLFAEKKITELRFDKLPDKAQQEQIKELISRLNEDTLLLVSCPKLDKRQLNSAWVKALNSQGTVVQIWPVAGYQLPQWIKQRAQASGLKLTDAAVSVLVERSEGNLLATKQDIDRLQLLCEQETVDAPQVLDTIADNARYNVFELIDSALSGEVAKTRRMIELIQAEGVVPVILVATVYREARNLLKMSYQLRQGDSMSEVLKQYRVWSNRSRLITGALNRVPFGVWERIVSRCGHLDKLAKGSEVGNVWDELLTCLLLMGGQSIWRRVL
- the rodA gene encoding rod shape-determining protein RodA, with amino-acid sequence MSVRSHTHKERQSLAWRLHIDIPLLLCLLIVIGFGLMVLYSAGGKSEALMYRQVTRLGMGFVVLFVMAQLPPRFYEKWAPALYTAGILLLFAVLLFGDKGKGAQRWLELGSFRFQPSEMMKLAVPLMVAWFFSQRVLPSKKRELLIAAVIVFVPTLLILMQPDLGTSLLIASSGIFAIYLSGVSWKLIFSFGIAGIVYAPVHWFFVMREYQRERVLVYLDPERDPLGSGYHIIQSKIAIGSGGTSGKGWLEGTQSQLEFLPERSTDFIFAVLGEEFGLVGVILLLVMYLLVIARGMYIGMQAQETFSRLLSGAIVLTFFIYLFVNIGMVTGLLPVVGLPLPLVSYGGTSMVTLMAGFGMLMSIHTHRKLVSN
- the rlmH gene encoding 23S rRNA (pseudouridine(1915)-N(3))-methyltransferase RlmH produces the protein MIIRLIAVGQKMPSWVEAGYQEYARRMPRECRLELIEINAAKRGKQADIARIMAKEAEAISQAIQSSDWVVALDVEGKSWSTPQLAQQMTRWQDMGRNIALLVGGPEGLTPELRQQANQKWSLSGLTLPHPLVRIVVAEALYRAWTVTVNHPYHRE
- the rsfS gene encoding ribosome silencing factor → MDSEALKEFVIEQLEDAKAQNINVIDVQDKTPITDYMIVCSGTSSRHVKSIAVQLVQKAKEQGKQPIGVEGEDTSEWVLVDFGDAIVHVMQANVRDYYQIERLWSNDLSS
- the nadD gene encoding nicotinate-nucleotide adenylyltransferase, whose protein sequence is MSNLRQPLVVFGGTFNPVHYGHLRLAEDIHNLFPEAEIRLMPCATPPHRVAPKVSASDRLTMLQLATRDYAHLTVDPREINRSGTSYTWLSVSEIEQEEPERPLYLVMGDDAFAGLATWYEWQSLLGRVNIIIVARRGESSNLREISSTWPIIWHDSIHALKLQAGGGVFRYETPLLDISSSYIREQIEHRHSCRFLLPDVVLEYISANGLYITQGK